CGACGACGTCGACAAACGGCGGGTGCTCGACGCCCTGGTGGACAAGGCCGCTCCCGGCCGTACCGCCGACAGCCGGCCGCCCAGTCGCCGGGAACTCGCCGAGACCGCCGTGCTCGCCGTGGCGCTCGACGAGGTGTCGGTCAAGAGCAGATCCGGCGAACCGAACGACGAGGACGCCGACCTGGCGCTGCCGTACTGGGCCGGGGTGCTGCCGCTGACCACGGTCGCCGGCCCGGTACGGACCGCGTCCGGGGTGACCACCGCACCCCCGCCATACCTACCGTCGACGACGTGGCCGAACGCACACCGCCGGCCTGGGTAATCCACTCGACCTGACCACGACCAGCCATCAGGATGACCGCATGCTCGGCATCACCGACCTGTGGACGTACGTCCTCGGCACCATCGCGATCGTCCTGCTCCCCGGCCCGAACTCACTGTTCGTGCTCTCCACCGCGGCCCGGCGCGGCGTCCGCCGCGGCTACCAGGCGGCCGGCGGCGTGTTCCTCGGCGACACCGTGCTGATGGTGCTCTCCGCAGCCGGCGTCGCCTCGCTGCTCAAGGCGCACCCGGCGCTCTTCACCGTGATCAAGTACGCCGGGGCGGCGTACCTCGGCTATGTCGGTCTGACCATGCTGCGGGCGGCGTGGCGCCGCTGGCGACGGCGCGACGATCCGACCACGCCCCGGCTGGTCGACGCCGCCGAGCCGGCCGCCGTCCGCTACCCGTTCCGTCGAGCGACGGTGATCAGCCTGCTCAACCCGAAGGCGATCCTCTTCTTCGTCTCCTTCTTCATCCAGTTCGTCGACCCGGCGTACCCCTATCCCGGGTTGTCGTTCCTGCTGCTCGGCCTGATCGCCCAGGCGTTCAGCGTGATCTACCTGACCGTCCTGATCTTCACCGGGACCTACCTGGCGCTGCAGTTCCGGCAGCGGCGCCGGCTCGCCGCCGTGGTGACCAGCGGAGTGGGTGCGCTGTTCGTCGGGTTCGGCGTCAAACTGGCCACCGCCGGGAGCGCCTGAACCCGCCGGCCG
The sequence above is a segment of the Solwaraspora sp. WMMD406 genome. Coding sequences within it:
- the leuE gene encoding leucine efflux protein LeuE is translated as MLGITDLWTYVLGTIAIVLLPGPNSLFVLSTAARRGVRRGYQAAGGVFLGDTVLMVLSAAGVASLLKAHPALFTVIKYAGAAYLGYVGLTMLRAAWRRWRRRDDPTTPRLVDAAEPAAVRYPFRRATVISLLNPKAILFFVSFFIQFVDPAYPYPGLSFLLLGLIAQAFSVIYLTVLIFTGTYLALQFRQRRRLAAVVTSGVGALFVGFGVKLATAGSA